The window GGGGTTGCGGCCGTCGTGCAGGGCGTCCCAGTCGGCGGCGGGGATGTCGGACAAATGGCGAACGACGCGGGCAATCTGCGCCATTGTTTCAGGCGGGCAGAGAGTACGAGACTTTCGCGCCGTTCATCGCGATGAAGCCGCGCTTGACCAGTTCGTTGACGATGCGATCCAGGCCGGGAGCATCCAGCTTGTTGCCGAACCAGGATGCGATCATCTTGCGTAGGGTGCTGTCGCGGAGCGGCCGGTTCTTCGGCATGCCCTTGAGCTTTTCGACCACTGCATCGACCTGCTCGTCGCGCGTGGCCTCGGCCAAGCCCTTGAGGATCGGGATGCCGTCCAGCGTCGCGGAGCGACTCGCGAAGATGCCTTTTTCCTTAAGGTGAGCGATGAGGGGATCGAATCCCGTATCCCGCGAAATGATGTGGAAGAACGCCTTCGGTTCCGCGGCCGCGAGCCGGCCGATGTAGTAGGCGATGTGGAAATCGAGCGCATTCGAGCCGGAGCCGGAGATGCGCACGTAATCTGCCCGCGCGCCGAGGGACTGCATTGCCGCGGCCAATTCGATGGGGATCTTGGCCTGGTTGGCG is drawn from Thermomonas brevis and contains these coding sequences:
- a CDS encoding PIN domain-containing protein is translated as MKTNYVLIDYENVQPKNLALLAEEHFRVKVFVGANQAKIPIELAAAMQSLGARADYVRISGSGSNALDFHIAYYIGRLAAAEPKAFFHIISRDTGFDPLIAHLKEKGIFASRSATLDGIPILKGLAEATRDEQVDAVVEKLKGMPKNRPLRDSTLRKMIASWFGNKLDAPGLDRIVNELVKRGFIAMNGAKVSYSLPA